From a region of the Synechococcus sp. RS9916 genome:
- a CDS encoding response regulator transcription factor, with product MQAALEVGKPLLSGQRTIACMGDLLTLASFSLVPLISDSLIGAYTTQSEAAAACQHNSPDLLFVTEHLEQGYGLSLARHVKEFSPKTRTLVFLHRESQAVVREALEAFVEGVMFVSSLAKGVDGDFIRSLAAIADGGNYYPKEVKAVAGYEAFEVLPDLTDREMEVLKVLSSGMSNKEISESLCISSETVKSHVSTIIGKMGVKDRTQAVIKAIRAGI from the coding sequence ATGCAGGCCGCGTTGGAGGTTGGCAAGCCACTGCTGTCTGGTCAGCGCACGATTGCCTGCATGGGTGACTTGCTGACGCTCGCGTCGTTCAGCCTTGTTCCGCTGATCAGTGACTCCTTGATTGGTGCCTACACCACCCAATCAGAGGCAGCGGCAGCCTGTCAGCACAACAGCCCAGATCTTCTGTTTGTGACTGAGCATTTGGAGCAAGGCTATGGATTAAGCCTTGCCCGCCATGTCAAGGAGTTCAGCCCTAAGACGCGAACACTCGTTTTTTTGCATCGGGAATCCCAAGCGGTTGTGCGTGAGGCGCTGGAAGCCTTTGTCGAAGGTGTGATGTTTGTCAGCTCCCTTGCTAAGGGAGTCGACGGTGATTTCATCCGATCGCTGGCGGCGATTGCAGACGGTGGGAACTATTACCCAAAAGAAGTGAAGGCGGTTGCTGGCTATGAGGCGTTCGAAGTCTTGCCAGACCTCACGGATCGGGAGATGGAGGTGCTGAAAGTGCTTTCCAGTGGTATGAGTAACAAAGAAATCAGCGAGTCACTCTGTATTAGTTCTGAAACTGTCAAAAGTCATGTGAGTACGATTATCGGGAAAATGGGCGTGAAGGATCGCACCCAAGCTGTGATCAAGGCCATCAGGGCTGGCATTTAA